One stretch of Streptomyces sp. NBC_00443 DNA includes these proteins:
- a CDS encoding VOC family protein, translating into MGGTHNDLHSEQGALPGEHPGRAANPVIKVHDIAWLEFCKPDLDRAEAFARAFGFVTSYRDGRELHLRGTRAGAPCVIIRRGPTSRFRGPAFRAADARDLLRLADVTGTRVHPLPEPLGGSVVDLLDPGGLRVRVVADADELPAVAGQPSQSFNFGGGLDRTNTTQRPPREPAGVRRLGHVVLQTTTYLRTLNWYLEHLGLIVSDFLYYEGQRERGPTMSFIRCDRGRSLTDHHTLALTLGPSNRYVHSAYEVTDLDALAAGGEHLLGAGYRRSWGIGRHIQGSQIFDYWRDPDGLLVEHFTDSDMFDSTLEPGWAPMTASGLAQWGPPATKDFMGIAPGREFLAELRSIITALRNDDNEFDLERLRGLLKVASS; encoded by the coding sequence GTGGGTGGCACGCACAACGACCTGCATTCCGAGCAGGGCGCGCTCCCCGGAGAGCATCCGGGCCGGGCGGCGAATCCAGTGATCAAGGTCCACGACATCGCGTGGCTGGAGTTCTGCAAGCCCGACCTGGACCGCGCCGAGGCCTTCGCCCGGGCGTTCGGCTTCGTCACGTCGTACCGCGACGGCCGAGAGCTGCACCTGCGGGGCACCCGGGCGGGAGCCCCTTGCGTGATCATCCGCAGGGGCCCGACGTCACGGTTCCGCGGCCCGGCCTTCCGTGCGGCCGACGCCCGCGACCTGCTACGGCTGGCCGACGTCACCGGCACCCGGGTGCACCCGCTGCCCGAGCCTCTGGGCGGGTCGGTCGTGGACCTGCTCGATCCGGGCGGACTGCGGGTCCGCGTCGTCGCCGACGCGGACGAGCTGCCCGCGGTGGCCGGGCAGCCGTCGCAGTCGTTCAACTTCGGCGGCGGCCTCGACCGGACCAACACCACCCAGCGCCCGCCGCGCGAACCGGCCGGCGTGCGGCGCCTGGGGCACGTCGTCCTCCAGACGACCACCTACCTGCGCACGCTGAACTGGTACCTGGAGCACCTCGGCCTGATCGTCAGCGACTTCCTCTACTACGAGGGCCAGCGCGAGCGGGGCCCCACCATGAGCTTCATCCGCTGCGACCGCGGCAGGAGCCTGACCGACCACCACACCCTGGCCCTGACGCTGGGCCCCTCCAACCGGTATGTGCACTCGGCCTACGAGGTCACCGACCTCGACGCGCTTGCCGCCGGCGGCGAGCACCTGCTCGGCGCGGGCTACCGGCGCTCGTGGGGCATCGGCCGGCACATCCAGGGCAGCCAGATCTTCGACTACTGGCGCGACCCCGACGGCCTCCTCGTCGAGCACTTCACCGACAGCGACATGTTCGACAGCACCCTGGAGCCCGGCTGGGCACCCATGACGGCCTCCGGCCTGGCGCAGTGGGGCCCGCCGGCCACCAAGGACTTCATGGGCATCGCCCCCGGCCGCGAATTCCTCGCCGAGCTGCGCTCGATCATCACCGCCCTCCGGAACGACGACAACGAGTTCGACCTCGAACGCCTGCGCGGCCTGCTGAAAGTGGCTTCCTCATGA
- a CDS encoding TetR/AcrR family transcriptional regulator translates to MAERTASGRVDRRRARTRTALVGAAQRLLAEGRTEVPILEITELADIGVGSFYNHFDSKDELFRVAVEEALEWWGTLMDRLTADIEDPAVAFAQSFRLTGRLHRRHPELSRVLLSQGLELAHSQRGLAPHAFHDIRVAVDAGRFEVEDLDLALTMTAAAVLALGSLLHAQPDRDDARSADLVARSLLRQFGIPADEATRICSLDLPDLDVVDTLVG, encoded by the coding sequence ATGGCCGAGCGGACCGCATCCGGGCGAGTCGACCGGCGCAGGGCACGGACGCGCACGGCGCTTGTGGGCGCGGCGCAGCGACTGCTGGCCGAAGGGCGGACCGAAGTCCCCATCCTGGAGATCACCGAGCTCGCCGACATCGGGGTCGGCTCCTTCTACAACCATTTCGACAGCAAGGACGAGCTCTTCCGCGTCGCGGTCGAGGAGGCGCTGGAGTGGTGGGGCACGCTGATGGACCGCCTCACCGCGGACATCGAGGACCCCGCGGTCGCCTTCGCCCAGAGCTTTCGGCTGACCGGCCGGCTGCACCGCCGCCACCCGGAGCTGAGCCGCGTCCTGCTGAGCCAGGGGCTCGAACTGGCCCACTCCCAGCGCGGTTTGGCACCCCACGCGTTCCACGACATCCGGGTCGCGGTGGACGCGGGGCGGTTCGAGGTGGAGGACCTGGACCTCGCCCTGACGATGACGGCGGCCGCGGTGCTGGCGCTGGGCTCCTTGCTGCACGCCCAGCCCGACCGGGACGACGCCCGGTCCGCGGACCTGGTCGCCCGCAGCCTGCTGCGGCAGTTCGGGATCCCCGCCGACGAGGCCACGCGGATCTGCTCGCTCGACCTGCCGGACCTCGATGTGGTGGACACCCTGGTCGGCTGA
- a CDS encoding TetR/AcrR family transcriptional regulator codes for MTRPDTARKKRANGVESRQRILDAAVEIAGERGYDGTSIAAVSAKCGLPASSIYWHFKDKDDLIAAVIERSFEAWLTAVELPGEETGTPLERVTAMAANVAKSLVDAPDFLRLGLMLALERRPTEPRGRTAFLQVRDITHRKIAEVAATLFPDLDEQAVDTLTTYAIAGADGLFVHREVKGETVDLVALFELHAQVVHDAATRMSAGR; via the coding sequence ATGACCAGGCCGGACACGGCACGCAAGAAGCGTGCCAACGGGGTGGAGTCACGTCAGCGCATCCTTGACGCCGCCGTCGAGATCGCCGGCGAGCGTGGCTACGACGGCACCTCCATCGCGGCCGTCAGCGCCAAGTGCGGGCTGCCCGCCAGCTCCATCTACTGGCACTTCAAGGACAAGGACGACCTGATCGCGGCGGTCATCGAGCGCAGCTTCGAGGCCTGGCTCACGGCCGTCGAACTGCCCGGCGAGGAGACCGGTACGCCCCTGGAGCGGGTGACCGCCATGGCCGCCAACGTGGCCAAGTCACTCGTCGACGCACCGGACTTCCTCCGCCTCGGCCTCATGCTCGCCCTGGAGCGGCGTCCCACCGAACCCCGGGGCCGCACGGCGTTCCTCCAGGTCCGTGACATCACCCACCGGAAGATCGCCGAGGTCGCCGCCACCCTGTTCCCCGACCTGGACGAGCAGGCAGTGGACACCCTCACCACGTACGCCATCGCCGGCGCCGACGGCCTGTTCGTGCACCGCGAGGTCAAGGGCGAGACCGTCGACCTCGTGGCCCTGTTCGAGCTGCACGCACAGGTCGTCCACGACGCGGCGACCCGCATGTCGGCGGGACGCTAG
- a CDS encoding NmrA family NAD(P)-binding protein produces the protein MTQTQKILVTGATGTVGHQVVAELLARGHMVRALTRDPARSDFPAGVEVVQGDLTEPDSLVPALAGVTGLHLITFGGAYFAPLETGPRILDLARATGVRRVTVLHGGGPSLLEDAVRADDGVDWTVLMPVEFMANALEWADGIVASDEVREPFVSRLSAMVHEGDIGAVAAVALTEEGHGRQEYVITGPELLTVTDKVAAVAAARGREISLVELTQEQAVAQWRAAGHPEDVIGFLLEAYGNTPEVGRTVADTVEKVTGRPARTFGQWAAEHAREFMAPTGGAVS, from the coding sequence ATGACGCAGACGCAGAAGATTCTTGTCACCGGCGCCACCGGAACCGTCGGCCATCAGGTCGTCGCCGAGCTGCTCGCCCGCGGCCACATGGTCCGGGCGCTCACCCGGGATCCGGCGAGGTCCGACTTCCCGGCCGGCGTCGAGGTCGTGCAGGGCGACCTGACCGAGCCCGACAGCCTGGTCCCGGCCCTGGCAGGCGTCACCGGCCTCCATCTGATCACCTTCGGCGGGGCCTACTTCGCCCCGCTGGAGACCGGCCCGCGCATCCTGGACCTGGCCCGCGCGACCGGCGTGCGCCGGGTCACCGTGCTGCACGGTGGCGGGCCGTCCCTGCTGGAGGACGCCGTACGGGCGGACGACGGGGTGGACTGGACCGTCCTCATGCCGGTCGAGTTCATGGCCAACGCCCTTGAGTGGGCGGACGGGATCGTGGCCTCGGACGAGGTCCGCGAGCCGTTCGTCTCCCGGCTCAGCGCCATGGTCCACGAGGGCGACATCGGCGCCGTGGCCGCGGTCGCGCTCACCGAGGAGGGGCACGGGCGCCAGGAGTACGTGATCACCGGGCCCGAACTGCTCACCGTCACCGACAAGGTGGCCGCCGTCGCCGCCGCCCGCGGCCGGGAGATCTCCCTCGTCGAGCTGACGCAGGAGCAGGCCGTCGCCCAGTGGCGGGCGGCGGGTCATCCGGAGGACGTCATCGGCTTCCTGCTGGAGGCGTACGGCAACACGCCCGAGGTGGGCCGTACGGTCGCCGACACCGTCGAGAAGGTCACCGGCCGGCCGGCCCGCACCTTCGGACAGTGGGCGGCGGAGCACGCGCGCGAGTTCATGGCACCCACCGGCGGGGCTGTCTCGTAG
- a CDS encoding transferase, with protein MIMERDMASGTNLRADCTVDADGRITFALQPPSATELQPPSATAHLLLRLRPKKGQPEKTLHALDLEPAEDGRLRAVLDPRPALAEGRWDVYLLPEPGAPRQRLRPGLRDLRTLVDGHRSERRAPVAVRIPYVTKDGYLAVRAWLRAAHAEVEGVEVRDRSMTVRARLHGVSLAEGASVRVRLRGGGGTAVNVVPQVEDDARGFQFTVEFGELVADGGAGNRVWDLFVRAGSAEGTAPVRIGRLLDDVADRKEIFVFPAADVGGSAVRPYYTVDNDLSVLADRT; from the coding sequence ATGATCATGGAACGCGACATGGCGAGCGGCACGAACCTGCGCGCCGACTGCACGGTCGACGCCGACGGCCGGATCACCTTCGCCCTCCAGCCACCGTCGGCCACTGAACTGCAGCCACCGTCGGCCACTGCCCACCTTCTTCTGAGGCTTCGCCCCAAGAAGGGCCAGCCCGAGAAGACCCTCCATGCCCTCGACCTGGAACCGGCGGAGGACGGGCGTCTTCGTGCCGTGCTGGATCCGCGGCCCGCGCTCGCCGAGGGCCGCTGGGACGTCTACCTGCTCCCCGAACCCGGCGCGCCGCGACAGCGCCTGCGCCCCGGGCTGCGTGACCTGCGGACCCTCGTCGACGGCCACCGCAGTGAACGGCGGGCGCCGGTCGCCGTGCGGATTCCGTACGTCACGAAGGACGGCTACCTCGCGGTGCGGGCATGGCTGCGTGCCGCTCACGCGGAGGTCGAGGGCGTCGAGGTGAGGGACCGGTCGATGACGGTCAGGGCCAGGCTGCACGGCGTCTCGCTCGCCGAGGGTGCCTCCGTGCGCGTGCGGCTGCGGGGTGGTGGCGGCACCGCAGTGAACGTCGTGCCGCAGGTCGAGGACGACGCCCGGGGGTTCCAGTTCACCGTGGAGTTCGGGGAGTTGGTCGCTGACGGCGGCGCCGGGAACCGTGTCTGGGACCTGTTCGTCCGGGCCGGGTCCGCGGAGGGGACAGCGCCCGTCCGGATCGGCCGCCTGCTGGACGACGTGGCGGACCGCAAAGAGATCTTCGTCTTTCCCGCGGCCGATGTCGGTGGCTCGGCGGTGCGCCCCTACTACACGGTCGACAACGACCTCTCCGTACTTGCGGACAGAACCTGA
- a CDS encoding glycosyltransferase family 4 protein, protein MKISFLLHNAYGIGGTIATTFNLAHALAGRHEVEIVSVLRHRERPNFALDPRVSLKPLVDLRHEKEHPLHLRPAKVFPVAEYRYRQYSELTDRRIGESLAATDAEVVIGTRPGLNVHLARQAPEHVVRIGQEHLTLDNHPPRLRTTLRRAYRRLDVLTTVTDADAAAYRRKMRLPGVRVEALPNSVPDPVLPAADGNAKVVVAAGRLVPVKRYDLLIEAFAQVVAEHPDWRLRIYGKGEEQARLRQLIESLGLYDKAFLMGAAAPMEAEWVKGSIAASASNFEPFGMTIVEAMRCGLPVVSTDCPYGPAEIIKDGVDGRLVPVGDPDALAAALLDLVRDDEQRRRMGRTAVENAGRFAPAPVLEQAERLIDEARAARGTGRPGPAPESGPIGRRIERALVSQGFAARDTAYAVASRALRTVRKGQR, encoded by the coding sequence ATGAAGATCTCTTTCCTGCTGCACAACGCCTACGGGATCGGAGGCACGATCGCCACCACCTTCAACCTGGCCCACGCCCTGGCCGGCCGTCACGAGGTGGAGATCGTCTCCGTGCTGAGGCACCGGGAACGTCCGAACTTCGCCCTGGACCCGAGAGTGTCCTTGAAGCCACTGGTGGACCTGCGGCACGAGAAGGAACATCCCCTCCATCTCAGACCGGCGAAGGTGTTCCCCGTCGCCGAGTACCGCTACCGGCAGTACAGCGAGCTGACCGACCGGCGGATCGGCGAGAGCCTCGCGGCGACCGACGCCGAGGTCGTCATCGGCACCCGGCCGGGGCTCAACGTGCACCTCGCCCGCCAGGCGCCGGAGCACGTGGTCCGCATCGGGCAGGAGCACCTCACCCTCGACAACCACCCACCCCGGCTGCGCACCACACTGCGCCGCGCCTACCGCCGGCTCGACGTGCTCACCACGGTCACGGACGCGGACGCCGCCGCCTACCGGCGCAAGATGCGGCTGCCCGGCGTCCGGGTCGAGGCACTGCCGAACAGCGTCCCCGATCCGGTGCTGCCCGCGGCGGACGGCAACGCCAAGGTGGTGGTCGCGGCCGGACGACTGGTCCCGGTGAAGCGGTACGACCTGCTCATCGAGGCGTTCGCCCAGGTCGTCGCCGAGCACCCGGACTGGCGCCTGCGCATCTACGGCAAGGGGGAGGAACAGGCACGGCTGCGGCAGCTCATCGAGAGCCTGGGCCTGTACGACAAGGCCTTCCTGATGGGCGCGGCGGCCCCCATGGAAGCGGAGTGGGTCAAGGGCTCGATCGCCGCGAGCGCGTCCAACTTCGAACCGTTCGGCATGACCATCGTCGAGGCCATGCGCTGCGGCCTGCCCGTGGTGAGCACCGACTGCCCCTACGGTCCCGCCGAGATCATCAAGGACGGCGTCGACGGCCGGCTGGTCCCGGTGGGCGACCCCGACGCACTGGCCGCCGCACTGCTCGACCTCGTCCGCGACGACGAACAGCGCCGGCGTATGGGCCGTACGGCCGTAGAGAACGCGGGCCGGTTCGCCCCGGCCCCCGTCCTGGAGCAGGCCGAGCGCCTGATCGACGAGGCCAGGGCAGCGCGCGGGACCGGGCGACCGGGCCCAGCACCGGAAAGCGGCCCGATAGGGCGCCGAATAGAGCGGGCCCTGGTCAGCCAGGGCTTCGCCGCACGCGACACCGCGTATGCCGTGGCCTCGCGCGCGCTGCGTACGGTCCGGAAGGGGCAGCGATGA
- a CDS encoding ABC transporter ATP-binding protein has translation MASSHERPLDHRYRGEHPVRTLAYLFRADRHRLAAAVGVFTVKHSPVWLLPLITASIIDTVVQHQPISRLWLSTGVIMVILLVNYPLHVLYVRLLYGSVRRMGTSLRSSLCTRMQQLSIGYHSRVSAGVLQAKVVRDVETVEQMVQQTAETGLGAGTVLIGGLVIIALRTPEFVPVFLVVVPAAALVVARLRARLRTHNEHFRHEVETLSSRVTEMTRLIPVTRAHGLEGKALRRMDGTLHRLLTSGMRLDLVNGRFGSLAWVVLNVVGVLVLAGAALISYYGVWGVTAGDVVMLSAFLTTLTNSTTTLAALAPVITKGLESVRSVGEVLQAPELEDNEGKAELASLHGAVTFEKAGYAYEDNGRPAVRDFSLTVAPGETIALVGASGAGKSTVLNLVIGFIRPTSGQLLLDGTDMNTLDLRTYRRFLSVVPQESILFDGTIRENVAYGMDDADEESVRAALRDANALEFVDRMQQGLDTVVGERGARLSGGQRQRLAIARALIRDPRVLVLDEATSALDTYSEALVQQALARLLHGRTTFVVAHRLSTVRGADRIVVMGDGRIQEIGTHEELLRRNGAYAALHSGQVA, from the coding sequence ATGGCGTCGTCGCACGAGAGACCGCTCGACCACCGCTATCGCGGCGAACACCCGGTACGCACCCTGGCCTATCTGTTCCGCGCCGACCGCCACCGCCTTGCGGCGGCGGTCGGCGTCTTCACCGTCAAGCACAGCCCGGTCTGGCTGCTGCCGCTGATCACCGCGTCCATCATCGACACCGTCGTCCAGCACCAGCCGATCAGCAGGCTCTGGCTGAGCACCGGCGTCATCATGGTCATCCTGCTGGTCAACTACCCCCTGCACGTGCTGTACGTGCGCCTCCTGTACGGCAGTGTGCGCCGGATGGGCACCAGCCTGCGTTCCTCGCTGTGCACGCGGATGCAGCAGCTCTCCATCGGCTACCACTCGCGCGTCAGCGCCGGAGTGCTGCAGGCCAAGGTCGTGCGTGACGTGGAGACCGTCGAGCAGATGGTGCAGCAGACGGCTGAGACGGGGCTCGGCGCGGGCACCGTGCTCATCGGCGGCCTCGTCATCATCGCCCTGCGGACACCGGAGTTCGTGCCCGTCTTCCTCGTCGTCGTGCCCGCCGCCGCATTGGTCGTCGCCCGCCTCAGGGCCCGGCTGCGCACCCACAACGAGCACTTCCGTCACGAGGTCGAGACCCTGTCGTCCCGGGTGACGGAGATGACCCGCCTCATCCCGGTCACCCGCGCCCACGGCCTGGAGGGCAAGGCGCTGCGCCGCATGGACGGCACCCTGCACCGGCTGCTGACCTCCGGCATGCGCCTCGACCTCGTCAACGGCCGCTTCGGCTCGCTCGCCTGGGTGGTACTGAACGTGGTCGGCGTACTCGTACTCGCCGGCGCGGCGCTGATCTCGTACTACGGCGTCTGGGGCGTGACCGCGGGCGATGTCGTCATGCTGAGCGCGTTCCTGACCACCCTCACCAACTCCACGACCACACTGGCGGCACTGGCCCCCGTCATCACCAAGGGCCTGGAGTCCGTCCGCTCCGTCGGCGAGGTGCTCCAGGCGCCCGAACTTGAGGACAACGAGGGCAAGGCCGAACTCGCCTCCCTGCACGGCGCCGTGACCTTCGAGAAGGCCGGGTACGCGTACGAGGACAACGGCCGGCCCGCCGTGCGGGACTTCAGCCTGACCGTCGCGCCGGGGGAGACCATCGCCCTGGTCGGCGCGTCCGGTGCGGGCAAGTCCACCGTGCTGAACCTCGTCATCGGCTTCATCCGCCCGACCTCCGGCCAACTCCTGCTCGACGGCACGGACATGAACACCCTCGACCTGCGCACGTACCGCCGCTTCCTCTCGGTCGTGCCGCAGGAGTCGATCCTCTTCGACGGCACCATCCGCGAGAACGTCGCCTACGGCATGGACGACGCCGACGAGGAGTCGGTGCGTGCGGCGTTGCGCGACGCCAACGCGCTGGAGTTCGTCGACCGGATGCAGCAGGGCCTCGACACCGTGGTCGGCGAGCGCGGGGCACGGCTGTCCGGCGGACAGCGCCAGCGCCTGGCCATCGCGCGGGCCCTGATCCGGGACCCGAGGGTGCTGGTCCTCGACGAGGCGACCTCGGCCCTGGATACCTACTCCGAGGCGCTCGTGCAGCAGGCCCTCGCCCGTCTGCTGCACGGCCGCACCACCTTCGTGGTGGCACACCGACTGTCCACGGTGCGCGGGGCCGACCGGATCGTGGTCATGGGTGACGGCCGGATCCAGGAGATCGGCACCCACGAGGAACTCCTGCGCCGGAACGGGGCGTATGCCGCGCTGCACAGCGGGCAGGTCGCCTGA
- a CDS encoding aldo/keto reductase: MHTRRIGDAEVSAIGLGAMPMSIEGRPDEARSLATVRAALDAGVTLIDTADAYHRDAHEVGHNETLIAKALASHDRGKDVLVATKGGHLRPGDGSWTLDGSQRYLKEACEASLRRLGVEAIGLYQFHRPDPRVPYAESVGAVRDLLDEGKIRMAGISNANPEQIRQADEILGGRLVSVQNQFSPAFRSSEPELRLCDELGVAFLPWSPLGGISRARELGSAYAPFARVAEAHGVSPQRVCLAWMLAKSPVVVPIPGSSRPETILDSLAATELALTAQEIAELDAV; the protein is encoded by the coding sequence ATGCACACCCGCCGCATCGGCGATGCCGAGGTCAGCGCGATAGGTCTGGGCGCCATGCCCATGTCCATCGAGGGGCGCCCGGACGAGGCACGTTCCCTCGCCACGGTCCGCGCCGCGCTCGACGCCGGTGTGACCCTGATCGACACCGCGGACGCCTACCACCGGGACGCCCACGAGGTCGGTCACAACGAGACCCTGATCGCCAAGGCCCTCGCCTCCCACGACCGGGGCAAGGACGTCCTGGTCGCCACCAAGGGCGGCCATCTGCGTCCCGGCGACGGCAGCTGGACGCTGGACGGCAGCCAGCGGTACCTCAAGGAGGCCTGCGAGGCATCGTTGCGCCGGCTCGGCGTGGAGGCCATCGGGCTCTACCAGTTCCACCGCCCCGACCCGAGGGTGCCGTACGCCGAGTCGGTCGGCGCCGTACGCGACCTGCTCGACGAGGGCAAGATCCGGATGGCCGGGATCTCCAACGCAAACCCGGAACAGATCCGCCAGGCCGACGAGATCCTGGGCGGCCGGCTGGTCTCCGTGCAGAACCAGTTCTCCCCGGCGTTCCGCTCCAGCGAGCCGGAGCTGCGCCTGTGCGACGAACTCGGCGTCGCGTTCCTGCCGTGGAGCCCGCTCGGCGGCATCTCCCGCGCTCGTGAACTGGGCTCCGCCTACGCCCCGTTCGCGCGGGTCGCCGAGGCCCACGGGGTGAGCCCGCAGCGGGTCTGCCTGGCCTGGATGCTCGCCAAGTCGCCGGTCGTCGTCCCGATCCCGGGATCAAGCCGTCCCGAGACGATCCTCGACTCGCTCGCCGCGACCGAACTCGCCCTCACCGCGCAGGAGATCGCGGAGCTGGACGCCGTCTGA
- a CDS encoding Gfo/Idh/MocA family protein: protein MRIGLLGTGPWAQMAHAPALDRHAELDFVGVWGRRTAPTEELADSYGVRAYDDVDVLLADVDAVAVALPPAIQADLAARAARAGCHLLLDKPLAPTVEQARAVVEAVEEAGVASVVFFTTRFQPETEAWITEQAAVEGWFTGRAEWLGAVFSDDGNPFAASPWRQDKGALWDVGPHALSVLLPVLGDARQVTAAAHGPGDTVHLVLDHAGGASSALALSLTAPAAAAGATVELRGTAGVTLLPESTESAVSALLRAADALLTASRTGRPHMCDAAFGLRVTEILAMAEALLNGDV from the coding sequence ATGCGCATCGGACTGCTCGGCACCGGCCCGTGGGCCCAGATGGCCCATGCTCCCGCCCTGGACCGGCACGCCGAACTGGACTTCGTGGGGGTGTGGGGCCGCCGTACGGCTCCCACCGAGGAACTGGCCGACAGCTACGGCGTCCGCGCCTACGACGATGTCGACGTGCTGCTCGCCGACGTGGACGCCGTGGCCGTCGCCCTGCCGCCCGCCATTCAGGCCGACCTGGCGGCGCGTGCGGCGCGGGCGGGCTGCCATCTGCTGCTGGACAAGCCGCTCGCGCCGACCGTGGAGCAGGCACGGGCGGTCGTCGAGGCGGTCGAAGAGGCCGGAGTGGCCTCGGTCGTCTTCTTCACCACCCGCTTCCAGCCGGAGACCGAGGCGTGGATCACCGAACAGGCGGCTGTGGAAGGCTGGTTCACGGGTCGGGCGGAGTGGCTCGGCGCGGTGTTCAGCGATGACGGCAACCCGTTCGCGGCCTCGCCCTGGCGGCAGGACAAGGGCGCGCTCTGGGACGTGGGTCCGCACGCCCTGTCCGTGCTGCTGCCGGTCCTGGGGGACGCGAGGCAGGTGACGGCTGCCGCACACGGGCCCGGCGACACCGTCCACCTGGTCCTCGACCACGCCGGCGGCGCGTCCAGCGCCCTGGCCCTGAGCCTCACGGCACCGGCCGCCGCTGCGGGAGCCACCGTGGAACTGCGGGGCACGGCCGGAGTGACGCTGCTGCCGGAGAGCACCGAGAGCGCGGTGTCCGCCCTGCTCCGGGCCGCGGACGCCCTGCTGACGGCCTCCCGAACCGGCCGCCCGCACATGTGTGACGCGGCGTTCGGCCTGCGGGTCACCGAGATCCTGGCGATGGCCGAGGCGTTGTTGAACGGCGACGTCTGA
- a CDS encoding SDR family NAD(P)-dependent oxidoreductase codes for MKVAIVTGASSGIGQSAAIEIAKRGVGVILTYGSNPQGGQETVAVIEKEGGTAVALPLDVGETGTFDGFRDTVAAVLRDTWQRDTFDCLVNNAGFAQTSLIEDTAEETFDRLMRVLLKGPYFLTQKLLPLMVDGGAIVNTSSNSASTTTGLEPGYSVYASMKGGLDVLTRYMAKEFSGRGIRVNAVSPGATRTRLGDDAFTRFPEVVPALAAKTAFGRVGEPDDIGAMIATLVSDESRWVTAQNIEVSGGYNL; via the coding sequence ATGAAGGTCGCCATCGTCACCGGCGCCAGCTCCGGCATCGGACAGAGCGCTGCGATCGAGATCGCCAAGCGCGGGGTCGGAGTCATCCTGACCTACGGCAGCAACCCGCAAGGAGGGCAGGAGACCGTCGCCGTCATCGAGAAGGAGGGCGGAACGGCCGTCGCGCTGCCCCTGGACGTCGGCGAGACCGGCACCTTCGACGGGTTCCGCGACACCGTGGCCGCAGTGCTGCGCGACACCTGGCAGCGCGACACCTTCGACTGCCTGGTGAACAACGCCGGCTTCGCGCAGACCTCGCTGATCGAGGACACGGCCGAGGAGACGTTCGACAGGCTCATGCGGGTCCTGCTCAAGGGCCCGTACTTCCTCACGCAGAAGCTGCTGCCCCTGATGGTGGACGGCGGCGCCATCGTCAACACGAGCAGCAACTCGGCGTCCACCACCACCGGCCTGGAGCCCGGCTACTCGGTGTACGCCAGCATGAAGGGCGGCCTGGACGTGCTGACCCGCTACATGGCCAAGGAGTTCAGCGGCCGTGGCATCCGGGTCAACGCGGTATCGCCGGGGGCGACCCGCACCCGACTCGGCGACGACGCCTTCACCCGGTTCCCCGAGGTCGTCCCCGCCCTCGCCGCGAAGACCGCGTTCGGCCGCGTCGGTGAACCCGACGACATCGGCGCGATGATCGCCACGCTCGTCTCCGACGAGAGCCGCTGGGTCACCGCCCAGAACATCGAGGTGTCGGGCGGCTACAACCTCTAG
- a CDS encoding GNAT family N-acetyltransferase: protein MTDLVIRTLSTSDAHLFDAHPDPLGAREGHQRTRFRPEWKRVALRDGTVVARGAWWGGPDESEPLNINWFDVAEGEEEAGAELLRSAPWRVELEINLPGGWREKPDLKAAAEARFGAARAVGYELLVERFLYRWTPELGLPERPGRLRFSAESDDAVFFDALRRIHSVTLDAHALRAIEEGGPDQAAQEELDFFHWCPSPREWWQVAHTPEGELAGIHIPAHNPSGPTIGFIGVVPEHRGHGYAYDLLAECTHFLAEQGAEFVSGATDQGNFPMARNFAKAGFPVVKERINFDVAGGRSER, encoded by the coding sequence GTGACCGATCTGGTCATCCGTACGCTCTCGACGAGCGACGCCCATCTCTTCGACGCACACCCCGACCCGCTGGGCGCCCGTGAGGGCCACCAGCGAACCCGTTTTCGCCCCGAGTGGAAGCGAGTTGCCCTGCGTGACGGCACGGTCGTCGCTCGCGGCGCCTGGTGGGGCGGCCCCGACGAATCGGAGCCCCTCAACATCAACTGGTTCGACGTGGCCGAGGGCGAGGAGGAAGCGGGCGCCGAACTGCTGCGCTCCGCTCCCTGGCGGGTCGAACTCGAGATCAACCTGCCCGGCGGCTGGCGGGAGAAGCCCGACCTGAAGGCCGCGGCCGAGGCCCGCTTCGGCGCCGCACGTGCGGTCGGCTACGAACTCCTGGTGGAACGCTTCCTGTACCGCTGGACCCCGGAACTCGGGCTGCCCGAACGGCCCGGACGGCTCCGCTTCAGCGCCGAGTCCGATGACGCCGTCTTCTTCGACGCACTGCGCCGCATCCACTCCGTCACCCTCGACGCCCACGCGCTGCGGGCCATCGAGGAGGGCGGCCCCGACCAGGCCGCACAGGAAGAGCTCGACTTCTTCCACTGGTGCCCGTCCCCACGGGAGTGGTGGCAGGTCGCGCACACCCCGGAGGGCGAGCTGGCCGGCATCCACATCCCGGCACACAATCCCTCCGGCCCGACGATCGGCTTCATCGGAGTCGTCCCGGAGCATCGCGGCCACGGCTACGCATACGACCTCCTCGCGGAGTGCACCCACTTCCTGGCCGAGCAGGGCGCGGAGTTCGTCTCCGGAGCAACGGACCAGGGCAACTTCCCCATGGCCCGGAACTTCGCCAAGGCGGGGTTCCCCGTGGTCAAGGAGCGCATCAACTTCGATGTGGCGGGCGGCCGTAGTGAGCGGTAG